A genomic window from Nocardioides sp. BP30 includes:
- a CDS encoding STAS domain-containing protein, translated as MTQDRQQPPESGVGIEIAAHGDVSVVAVTGEIDAASVGELTACVQGLAEEGRVHQVLDLSGVGFLDSSGLGALVASRRRLEGEGGGLALVCGENEIVLRLLRLTNLDTVLKIYPTVADALPGGSVGRP; from the coding sequence ATGACGCAGGATCGGCAGCAGCCGCCCGAGAGCGGCGTGGGGATCGAGATCGCCGCGCACGGCGACGTCTCCGTCGTCGCGGTGACGGGTGAGATCGATGCAGCGTCGGTGGGTGAGCTGACCGCCTGCGTGCAGGGCCTCGCCGAGGAGGGTCGCGTCCACCAGGTCCTCGACCTGAGCGGGGTGGGATTCCTCGACTCCTCGGGTCTCGGCGCCCTGGTTGCGTCACGGCGTCGGCTCGAGGGGGAGGGCGGGGGCCTGGCGCTCGTCTGCGGCGAGAACGAGATCGTCCTGCGGCTGCTCCGGCTGACCAACCTCGACACGGTGCTGAAGATCTATCCGACGGTCGCGGACGCGCTTCCCGGCGGGTCGGTCGGCCGACCATGA
- a CDS encoding alpha/beta hydrolase family protein yields MAERVRFRSSTGPMLTGLIDLPQGEVRGWGVFAHGFTLGKDSPAAARICRQLASEGIGMLRFDNLGLGDSEGDWGDGSFTVKVADTVEAAAFMAERGTPARLLVGHSWGGCAVLAAAGRVEGVRAVATVGAPSDPSHAEHQYDAFVDRVLADGSAQWLVGGIKALTLKRAFVEDVRRAQLLDVIPALHRPLLVMHSPTDATVGIENASEIFSLARHPRSFVSLEGSDHLLTAPGQARRAARIVSAWADPYLGD; encoded by the coding sequence GTGGCTGAACGTGTGCGCTTCCGCAGCTCGACCGGACCGATGCTGACCGGGCTGATCGACCTTCCGCAGGGCGAGGTCCGGGGATGGGGCGTCTTCGCCCACGGTTTCACGCTGGGCAAGGACTCGCCCGCCGCCGCCCGGATCTGCCGGCAGCTGGCGAGCGAGGGCATCGGCATGCTCCGGTTCGACAACCTCGGCCTCGGCGACTCCGAGGGTGACTGGGGCGACGGCTCGTTCACCGTCAAGGTCGCCGACACCGTCGAGGCGGCCGCGTTCATGGCCGAGCGCGGCACCCCCGCCCGCCTGCTGGTGGGGCATTCCTGGGGCGGCTGCGCGGTGCTCGCCGCCGCCGGTCGGGTCGAGGGGGTCCGTGCCGTCGCCACCGTCGGAGCGCCGTCGGACCCGAGTCACGCCGAGCACCAGTACGACGCCTTCGTCGATCGCGTGCTCGCGGACGGCTCGGCACAGTGGCTCGTGGGGGGCATCAAGGCGCTGACCCTCAAGCGCGCCTTCGTCGAGGACGTACGCCGGGCCCAGCTCCTCGATGTCATCCCCGCCCTGCACCGCCCGTTGCTGGTGATGCACTCGCCGACCGATGCGACAGTCGGCATCGAGAACGCCAGCGAGATCTTCAGCCTCGCCCGCCACCCCCGCAGCTTCGTGTCGCTGGAGGGGTCCGATCACCTGCTCACCGCGCCCGGTCAGGCCCGGCGGGCGGCGCGGATCGTGAGCGCCTGGGCCGACCCCTACCTGGGCGACTGA
- a CDS encoding NAD-dependent malic enzyme, protein MKTATAASNSITMRLHTAPDHGVVGAVATAISAVGGIVTAIDVTDSSHDRLVVDVTCSAADAEHAVELEKAVAVVEGVTVHKVSDRTFLAHLGGKIEVGSKVPLKTRMDLSIAYTPGVGRVSKAIAEHPEDVSRLTIKGNTVAVVTDGSAVLGLGNIGPGAALPVMEGKAALFKRFGDIDAWPICLATQDTDEIVRAVELIAPGFGGINLEDIAAPRCFEIEARLRERLDIPVFHDDQHGTAICVLAGLTNALRVVGKRLESVKVVVSGGGAAGTAIVGLLLAAGVTDVVVYDRHGCLVDGDDSLSPAHRELAARTNPRRVAGDLRAALQGADVFIGVSAPGVLQPEWIAEMAEQAVVFAMANPDPEVDPVAAARYAAVVASGRSDFPNQINNVLAFPGVFRGLLDARAPQVSTEMMLRAADAIAHVVSDAELNPSFIIPSVFHPDVHTAVANAIAGH, encoded by the coding sequence ATGAAGACCGCTACCGCCGCCTCGAACTCCATCACGATGCGCCTGCACACGGCACCCGACCACGGCGTGGTGGGGGCGGTGGCGACGGCGATCTCGGCGGTCGGCGGCATCGTGACGGCCATCGACGTCACCGACTCCAGCCACGACCGTCTGGTCGTGGACGTGACCTGCTCGGCGGCCGATGCCGAGCACGCCGTCGAGCTGGAGAAGGCCGTCGCTGTCGTCGAGGGCGTCACGGTGCACAAGGTCTCCGACCGCACCTTCCTGGCCCACCTCGGCGGCAAGATCGAGGTCGGCTCCAAGGTCCCGCTCAAGACCCGGATGGACCTCTCCATCGCCTACACCCCCGGCGTCGGCCGGGTCTCCAAGGCGATCGCCGAGCACCCCGAGGACGTCTCCCGCCTCACCATCAAGGGCAACACGGTCGCGGTGGTCACCGACGGCTCGGCGGTGCTCGGCCTGGGCAACATCGGTCCGGGTGCGGCGCTGCCGGTGATGGAGGGCAAGGCCGCGCTGTTCAAGCGGTTCGGCGACATCGATGCCTGGCCGATCTGCCTCGCCACCCAGGACACCGACGAGATCGTGCGCGCGGTCGAGCTGATCGCGCCGGGCTTCGGCGGGATCAACCTGGAGGACATCGCGGCGCCGCGCTGCTTCGAGATCGAGGCGCGGCTGCGCGAGCGGCTCGACATCCCGGTCTTCCACGACGACCAGCACGGCACGGCGATCTGTGTCCTGGCCGGCCTGACCAATGCCCTGCGGGTGGTCGGCAAGCGGCTGGAGTCGGTCAAGGTCGTCGTCTCCGGCGGTGGTGCTGCCGGTACGGCGATCGTCGGCCTCCTGCTCGCCGCGGGCGTCACCGACGTGGTGGTCTACGACCGTCACGGCTGCCTGGTCGACGGCGACGACTCGCTCTCCCCCGCCCACCGGGAGCTCGCCGCGCGCACCAACCCGCGCCGGGTCGCCGGCGACCTACGCGCGGCGCTGCAGGGGGCCGACGTCTTCATCGGCGTCTCGGCCCCCGGCGTCCTGCAGCCGGAGTGGATCGCGGAGATGGCCGAGCAGGCGGTCGTCTTCGCGATGGCCAACCCGGATCCGGAGGTCGACCCGGTCGCTGCGGCGCGGTACGCCGCCGTCGTCGCCTCGGGGCGATCCGACTTCCCCAACCAGATCAACAACGTGCTGGCCTTCCCGGGTGTCTTCCGCGGCCTGCTCGACGCCCGGGCCCCGCAGGTCAGCACCGAGATGATGCTGCGCGCCGCCGACGCGATCGCGCACGTGGTCAGCGACGCCGAGCTCAACCCCAGCTTCATCATCCCCAGCGTGTTCCATCCCGACGTGCACACCGCCGTCGCGAACGCCATCGCCGGGCACTGA
- the lhgO gene encoding L-2-hydroxyglutarate oxidase, giving the protein MTPPHPIASSAHPGTPTVGIVGGGIVGLAVGREVIRRRPGTTVVLFEKELRLAAHQTGHNSGVVHAGIYYKPGSLKARLCARGRDLLKEYAAEHGVPLRECGKLVVAVDPAERERFDALERTARANGVPGLRRLEGAEITDVEPHAFGIAALHSPATAITDYVAIAEALGAEIELAGGEVLLGTEVTGIRRAAGRVEVRTEARVDGDAGPSERGRRPESRLVDHLVICGGLQSDRLGELVGGPASPRIVPFRGEYMRVAEPKRELVRGMVYPVPDPRYPFLGVHFTRRVDGSLEVGPNAFLALSRDRYGRLSLDPRDLADTLAFGGFWSFARDNWRAGVTELRGVLSRRAYMRTAQRYVPEIGAADVVRAGLGLRAQALERDGSLVDDFVIHSEDGVTSVRNAPSPAATSSLAIAEHIVDRAFGADARSSA; this is encoded by the coding sequence GTGACGCCTCCGCACCCAATCGCCTCCAGCGCCCACCCAGGCACCCCGACGGTGGGCATCGTCGGGGGCGGGATCGTCGGTCTCGCGGTCGGCCGGGAGGTGATCCGGCGGCGTCCCGGGACCACCGTCGTGCTCTTCGAGAAGGAGCTCCGGCTGGCCGCCCACCAGACCGGGCACAACTCAGGAGTGGTGCACGCAGGCATCTACTACAAGCCCGGCAGCCTCAAGGCGCGGTTGTGCGCGCGGGGGCGCGATCTGCTCAAGGAGTACGCCGCTGAGCACGGCGTACCGCTGCGCGAGTGCGGCAAGCTGGTGGTCGCGGTCGACCCCGCTGAGAGGGAGCGGTTCGATGCCCTGGAGAGGACCGCCCGCGCCAACGGCGTACCGGGGCTGCGGCGGCTCGAGGGTGCCGAGATCACCGACGTCGAGCCGCACGCGTTCGGGATCGCCGCGCTGCACTCGCCGGCCACGGCCATCACCGACTACGTCGCGATCGCCGAGGCGCTGGGCGCCGAGATCGAGCTGGCCGGCGGCGAGGTGCTGCTGGGGACCGAGGTCACCGGGATCCGCAGAGCGGCCGGGCGCGTCGAGGTGCGGACGGAGGCCCGAGTCGACGGGGACGCAGGCCCGAGTGAACGGGGACGGAGGCCCGAGTCGCGCCTGGTCGACCACCTGGTCATCTGCGGCGGCCTGCAGTCGGACCGGCTCGGCGAGCTGGTCGGAGGCCCGGCCTCGCCGCGGATCGTGCCGTTCCGCGGGGAGTACATGCGGGTGGCGGAGCCGAAGCGGGAGCTGGTCCGGGGCATGGTGTACCCGGTGCCCGACCCGCGCTACCCGTTCCTCGGCGTGCACTTCACCCGACGCGTCGACGGCAGCCTGGAGGTAGGGCCGAACGCGTTCCTCGCGCTCAGCCGCGACCGCTACGGCAGGCTCTCCCTCGACCCGCGCGACCTGGCCGACACGCTGGCGTTCGGTGGGTTCTGGAGCTTCGCGCGGGACAACTGGCGCGCCGGCGTCACCGAGCTGCGGGGCGTGCTGTCCCGGCGGGCCTACATGCGGACGGCGCAGCGGTACGTGCCCGAGATCGGGGCCGCCGACGTCGTACGGGCCGGGCTCGGTCTGCGTGCGCAGGCGCTGGAGCGGGACGGCTCGCTGGTGGACGACTTCGTCATCCACTCCGAGGACGGCGTCACCAGCGTGCGCAACGCACCCTCGCCGGCGGCCACCTCCAGCCTCGCGATCGCCGAGCACATCGTCGACAGGGCCTTCGGCGCCGACGCTCGATCGAGTGCTTGA
- a CDS encoding lysophospholipid acyltransferase family protein, translating into MVDISYPAVIAAARTWFKLGDLRINMTGVENIPTEGGALLAINHLSYVDYIMAGFPGAERGRLTRFMAKREVFDHPIGGPVMRSFHHISVDRAAGAEGMMVAARKLREGELVGIFPEATLSRSFLIKDLKSGSVRIAADAGVPLIPVVLFGTQRILTKGRKLDLTRHRTIGIEVGEPLHPTGTDPVAETAELKGRMEQMLDRLIRNHPADEIEPGAWWMPKAYGGSAPTLEEAEQLYAEERRQRAARKRAKATKKR; encoded by the coding sequence ATGGTCGACATCAGCTATCCCGCCGTCATCGCCGCCGCCCGCACCTGGTTCAAGCTCGGCGACCTCCGCATCAACATGACCGGGGTGGAGAACATCCCCACCGAGGGTGGCGCGCTGCTCGCGATCAACCACCTGTCCTACGTCGACTACATCATGGCGGGCTTCCCGGGCGCCGAGCGCGGCCGGCTGACCCGGTTCATGGCCAAGCGGGAGGTGTTCGACCACCCGATCGGCGGCCCGGTGATGCGCTCCTTCCACCACATCAGCGTCGATCGCGCCGCCGGCGCCGAGGGCATGATGGTCGCCGCCCGCAAGCTCCGCGAGGGTGAGCTCGTCGGCATCTTCCCCGAGGCGACGCTCTCGCGCAGCTTCCTGATCAAGGACCTCAAGTCCGGCTCGGTGCGGATCGCCGCGGACGCCGGCGTCCCGCTCATCCCGGTCGTCCTCTTCGGCACCCAGCGCATCCTCACCAAGGGTCGCAAGCTCGACCTCACCCGGCACCGCACCATCGGCATCGAGGTCGGTGAGCCGCTGCACCCCACCGGCACCGACCCCGTCGCCGAGACCGCGGAGCTCAAGGGCCGGATGGAGCAGATGCTGGACCGGCTGATCCGCAACCACCCCGCCGACGAGATCGAGCCCGGCGCCTGGTGGATGCCGAAGGCCTACGGCGGCTCGGCACCCACCCTCGAGGAGGCCGAGCAGCTCTATGCCGAGGAGCGCCGCCAGCGTGCCGCCCGTAAGCGGGCCAAGGCCACCAAGAAGCGCTGA
- a CDS encoding DUF3073 domain-containing protein: MGRGRAKAKQTKVARDLKYRTHETDFGALARELHGDEAETDESDTIDESDQWSDYRGPSRD; the protein is encoded by the coding sequence ATGGGGCGCGGCCGAGCTAAAGCCAAGCAGACGAAGGTCGCTCGCGACCTGAAGTACCGCACTCATGAGACCGACTTCGGTGCTCTTGCGCGCGAGCTGCACGGCGATGAAGCCGAGACGGATGAGTCCGACACCATCGACGAGTCCGACCAGTGGTCTGACTATCGAGGACCCTCGCGCGATTGA
- the purM gene encoding phosphoribosylformylglycinamidine cyclo-ligase: protein MFKAAVARTKRPEVIGGLGGFAGLFDASALKDYDRPVLATSTDGVGTKVAIAQALDLHDTIGFDLVGMVVDDLVVCGAEPLFMTDYIATGKVVPEVITAIVTGIANACAEAGVALVGGEIAEHPGLLQPGEYDVAGATTGVVEADAMLGPDKVLAGDVVIAMASSGLHSNGYSLVRHVLLETAGLPLDRHVDELGRTLGEELLVPTRLYTKPALRLARETATHAMSHVTGGGLANNLERVLPASVSVRIDRSTWTPGAVFDLVRRTGDVSQPDIEATLNMGVGMVALTAADAVDAALDVLAQSGIEAWVAGEVTAAPAEGAGGRVELVGQHPGW, encoded by the coding sequence ATGTTCAAGGCAGCGGTCGCCAGGACGAAGCGGCCCGAGGTGATCGGTGGGCTCGGCGGGTTCGCCGGCCTCTTCGACGCCAGTGCGCTGAAGGACTACGACCGGCCTGTCCTGGCGACCTCGACCGACGGCGTCGGCACCAAGGTCGCGATCGCCCAGGCGCTCGACCTCCACGACACCATCGGCTTCGACCTGGTCGGCATGGTCGTCGACGACCTGGTCGTCTGCGGTGCCGAGCCGCTGTTCATGACCGACTACATCGCCACCGGCAAGGTGGTGCCCGAGGTCATCACGGCGATCGTCACCGGCATCGCGAACGCCTGCGCGGAGGCGGGCGTGGCCCTGGTCGGCGGCGAGATCGCCGAGCATCCCGGCCTGCTGCAGCCCGGCGAGTACGACGTCGCCGGTGCGACCACGGGTGTGGTCGAGGCCGACGCCATGCTCGGGCCGGACAAGGTCCTCGCCGGCGACGTCGTGATCGCGATGGCCTCCAGCGGCCTGCACTCCAACGGCTACAGCCTGGTGCGGCACGTGCTGCTGGAGACCGCCGGTCTCCCGCTGGACCGCCACGTCGACGAGCTCGGCCGCACGCTGGGCGAGGAGCTGCTCGTCCCGACCCGGCTCTACACCAAGCCGGCGTTGCGGTTGGCGCGCGAGACCGCCACCCACGCGATGAGCCACGTGACGGGTGGTGGCCTGGCGAACAACCTCGAGCGGGTGCTGCCCGCCTCGGTGAGCGTGCGGATCGACCGCTCGACCTGGACCCCCGGGGCGGTCTTCGACCTGGTCAGGCGCACCGGCGACGTCTCCCAGCCCGACATCGAGGCGACCCTCAACATGGGGGTCGGCATGGTCGCTCTGACGGCTGCCGACGCGGTCGACGCAGCCCTCGACGTCCTCGCCCAGAGCGGGATCGAGGCGTGGGTCGCCGGCGAGGTGACGGCTGCCCCGGCCGAGGGCGCGGGCGGCCGGGTCGAGCTGGTCGGCCAGCACCCCGGCTGGTGA
- the purF gene encoding amidophosphoribosyltransferase produces the protein MPYTSRTGNPRRGGDGRLTAALDPHDQGPQDQCGVFGVWAPGEDVAKLTYFGLYALQHRGQESAGIAVSNGRQILVYKDMGLVSQVFDEATLDSLQGHLAVGHARYSTTGASTWENAQPTFRPTADGSIALGHNGNLINTHDLRDMVAALPERAADPIRASEPVSTNDTSLLTELLAHHPDSSLEQRAIELLPQVKGAFCLVWINENTLYAARDPQGIRPLVLGRLERGWVVASEDAALATVGASVVREIEPGEMVVIDEDGLRSHRFAEPARKGCVFEYVYLARPDANIAGRNVHESRVEMGRVLAREFPVEADLVIPVPESGTPSATGYAEESGIPFGQGFVKNSYVGRTFIQPSQTLRQLGIRLKLNALEHVIRGRRIVVVDDSIVRGNTQRAQIRMLREAGAAEVHVRISSPPVKWPCFYGIDFATRAELIANGLDVNEIASSIGADSLGYISLDGMIEATRQPADQLCAACFTGEYPVALPDESLLGKHLLEVSLQSPTAGKALPVLNNP, from the coding sequence GTGCCCTACACGAGTCGCACCGGCAACCCCCGCAGGGGAGGCGACGGCCGGCTGACCGCGGCCCTCGACCCCCACGACCAGGGTCCGCAGGACCAGTGCGGCGTGTTCGGCGTGTGGGCGCCGGGCGAGGACGTCGCCAAGCTCACCTACTTCGGTCTCTACGCGCTGCAGCACCGTGGCCAGGAGTCGGCCGGCATCGCTGTGAGCAACGGGCGCCAGATCCTGGTCTACAAGGACATGGGTCTGGTCTCGCAGGTCTTCGACGAGGCCACCCTCGACTCGCTCCAGGGTCACCTCGCCGTCGGCCACGCCCGCTACTCCACGACCGGCGCCTCGACCTGGGAGAACGCGCAGCCGACCTTCCGGCCGACGGCCGACGGCTCGATCGCGCTGGGCCACAACGGCAACCTGATCAACACCCACGACCTGCGCGACATGGTCGCCGCGCTGCCCGAGCGGGCGGCGGATCCGATCCGCGCCTCCGAGCCGGTCTCCACCAACGACACCTCGCTGCTGACCGAGCTGCTCGCGCACCACCCCGACAGCAGCCTGGAGCAGCGCGCGATCGAGCTACTGCCCCAGGTCAAGGGCGCCTTCTGCCTGGTCTGGATCAACGAGAACACGCTGTACGCCGCTCGCGACCCGCAGGGCATCCGTCCGCTGGTCCTGGGCCGCCTCGAGCGCGGCTGGGTGGTCGCGTCGGAGGATGCCGCGCTGGCCACCGTCGGCGCCAGCGTCGTACGCGAGATCGAGCCCGGCGAGATGGTCGTCATCGACGAGGACGGGCTGCGGTCGCACCGCTTCGCCGAGCCGGCGCGCAAGGGCTGCGTCTTCGAGTACGTCTACCTCGCCCGGCCCGACGCCAACATCGCCGGTCGCAACGTGCACGAGTCGCGGGTGGAGATGGGCCGCGTGCTCGCGCGCGAGTTCCCCGTGGAGGCCGACCTCGTCATCCCCGTCCCGGAGTCGGGCACGCCCTCGGCGACCGGCTACGCCGAGGAGTCGGGCATCCCCTTCGGCCAGGGCTTCGTGAAGAACTCCTACGTCGGGCGGACCTTCATCCAGCCCTCCCAGACGCTGCGCCAGCTCGGCATCCGGCTCAAGCTCAACGCGCTCGAGCACGTCATCCGCGGCCGCCGGATCGTCGTGGTCGACGACTCGATCGTGCGCGGCAACACCCAGCGGGCCCAGATCCGGATGCTGCGCGAGGCCGGTGCCGCCGAGGTGCATGTGCGGATCTCCTCCCCGCCGGTGAAGTGGCCGTGCTTCTACGGGATCGACTTCGCCACCCGTGCCGAGCTGATCGCCAACGGGCTCGACGTCAACGAGATCGCGTCCTCCATCGGTGCCGACTCGCTGGGCTACATCTCCCTGGACGGCATGATCGAGGCGACCCGCCAGCCCGCCGACCAGCTGTGCGCCGCCTGCTTCACCGGCGAGTATCCCGTCGCGCTGCCCGACGAGAGCCTGCTCGGCAAGCACCTGCTCGAGGTCTCGCTGCAGTCCCCGACCGCGGGCAAGGCCCTGCCGGTCCTCAACAACCCCTGA